The Paraburkholderia sp. SOS3 genome includes a region encoding these proteins:
- a CDS encoding MFS transporter, with product MKNLFSSLASGNWRALLACFFYFDTGFTVWVMFGPLAPFIHKDIAMSPAELGFLVAVPVLAAAILRVTLGNLYQACNGRRIALMGVLLSAVPSVVLLLMPGAPSYTLLLVLGVFLGVGGASFAVALPMAGSNYPPKVQGLVLGLAAAGNIGAVLDGFMFPGLAAHFGWTTAAGAALPLLALAATALFFWAHDLAPKSGSASRAFGSFLITLAGLVALVLAVHAGMFGPGKTGVLLLPVLGALLAIFVLPRHYRSVLVEGDTWVVMLVYSITFGGFVGMSSYVTTLLISLYQMPALEAGLFMSLLAFIGALVRPVGGLVADRISGVRALVMLLAAISVCDFVFAAWMPPLGAGIALLVAMYLCFGLGNGATFQLVPQRWKGKTGLMSGIVGAAGGIGGFYLPVIMGMTKESTGSYQMGFATFGGLSALAFVLVVLHRSRWLEWALPAEARMAAAEPIRAAGVHADSGV from the coding sequence ATGAAAAATCTGTTCAGTTCGTTGGCGAGCGGTAACTGGCGCGCGCTGCTCGCGTGCTTCTTCTACTTCGATACCGGTTTCACCGTGTGGGTCATGTTCGGGCCGCTCGCACCGTTCATTCACAAAGACATCGCGATGTCGCCGGCCGAACTGGGCTTTCTGGTCGCGGTGCCGGTGCTCGCCGCGGCGATCCTGCGCGTGACGCTCGGCAATCTGTACCAGGCGTGCAATGGCCGGCGCATCGCTTTGATGGGCGTGCTGCTGTCGGCAGTTCCGTCGGTCGTGCTGCTGTTGATGCCGGGCGCGCCGTCGTACACGCTGCTGCTCGTGCTCGGCGTGTTCCTCGGCGTCGGCGGCGCGAGCTTCGCGGTTGCGTTGCCGATGGCGGGCAGCAACTATCCGCCGAAGGTGCAGGGGCTCGTGCTCGGTCTCGCGGCAGCCGGCAATATCGGCGCGGTGCTCGACGGCTTCATGTTCCCCGGCCTTGCCGCGCATTTCGGCTGGACCACGGCCGCGGGCGCCGCATTGCCGCTGCTCGCGCTGGCCGCGACCGCGCTGTTTTTCTGGGCGCACGATCTCGCACCGAAATCGGGCAGCGCGTCGCGGGCGTTCGGCAGCTTCCTCATCACGCTCGCGGGTCTCGTCGCGCTCGTGCTGGCCGTGCATGCAGGTATGTTCGGGCCCGGCAAGACGGGCGTACTGCTGCTGCCGGTGCTCGGCGCGCTGCTCGCGATCTTCGTGCTGCCGCGCCATTACCGCAGCGTGCTGGTCGAGGGCGATACGTGGGTCGTGATGCTCGTCTACAGCATCACGTTCGGCGGCTTCGTCGGCATGTCTTCGTACGTCACGACGCTGCTGATCTCGCTCTACCAGATGCCGGCGCTCGAGGCGGGTCTCTTCATGTCGCTGCTCGCGTTTATCGGCGCGCTCGTGCGGCCGGTCGGCGGCCTCGTGGCCGACCGCATCTCCGGCGTGCGCGCACTCGTGATGCTGCTTGCGGCGATCTCGGTCTGCGACTTCGTGTTCGCTGCATGGATGCCGCCGCTCGGCGCGGGCATCGCGCTGCTCGTCGCGATGTATCTGTGCTTCGGGCTCGGCAACGGCGCGACGTTCCAGCTCGTGCCGCAACGCTGGAAGGGCAAGACCGGTTTGATGTCGGGCATCGTCGGCGCGGCGGGCGGCATCGGCGGATTCTATCTGCCGGTCATCATGGGTATGACGAAGGAAAGCACGGGCAGTTACCAGATGGGGTTCGCGACGTTCGGCGGCCTGTCGGCCCTCGCGTTCGTGCTCGTCGTGCTGCACCGCTCGCGCTGGCTCGAATGGGCGCTGCCGGCCGAAGCGCGCATGGCCGCCGCCGAGCCGATTCGCGCGGCAGGCGTACATGCGGACAGTGGCGTGTAA
- a CDS encoding sugar ABC transporter permease: MTPEISSVENRAPERASVASGQRVKQLFARYKLLALLLAVAVIWTFFSFLTDGAFVTPRNLSNLLRQMSITGMLACGMVFVIIAGEIDLSVGSLLGLLGGLAAILDVRFHWPLAATLPVVMLAGVAVGIFNGWWSTYLRVPSFIVGLGGMLAYRGVLLGITGGSTIAPASDALVFVGQGYLPRVAGNVLAIALFALLAVLTVRQRKSRQHYDLPVVPLWQDGVKIVAAGLVVFAFVATLNRYGGIPVPVLVLLALLGIFTYIATQTVFGRRIYAVGSNLEATRLSGVNTNRVKLAIFALMGLMCAFGGLVETARLAAGSPSAGTTGELDAIAACFIGGTSMRGGSGTVYGALIGALVMASLDNGMSMLDVDSYWQMIVKGGILVLAVWVDVISGSNQR, encoded by the coding sequence ATGACACCTGAAATCAGTTCTGTCGAAAACCGCGCGCCCGAGCGCGCATCGGTCGCATCGGGACAGCGCGTCAAGCAGCTGTTTGCACGCTACAAACTGCTCGCGCTGCTGCTCGCGGTTGCGGTGATCTGGACTTTCTTTTCGTTCCTGACCGACGGCGCGTTCGTCACGCCGCGCAATCTGTCGAACCTGCTGCGGCAGATGTCGATCACGGGCATGCTCGCCTGCGGCATGGTGTTCGTCATCATCGCCGGCGAGATCGATCTGTCGGTGGGCTCGCTGCTCGGCCTGCTCGGCGGTCTTGCCGCGATTCTCGACGTCAGGTTCCATTGGCCGCTCGCGGCGACGCTGCCGGTCGTGATGCTCGCCGGCGTCGCGGTCGGTATTTTCAATGGCTGGTGGTCCACCTATTTGCGCGTGCCGTCGTTTATCGTCGGTCTCGGCGGCATGCTCGCGTATCGCGGCGTGCTGCTCGGCATCACGGGCGGCTCGACCATCGCGCCCGCGTCGGACGCGCTCGTATTCGTCGGACAAGGCTATCTGCCGCGTGTCGCCGGCAATGTGCTCGCGATCGCGCTGTTCGCGCTGCTCGCCGTACTGACCGTGCGGCAGCGCAAGAGCCGCCAGCACTACGACCTGCCAGTCGTGCCGCTGTGGCAGGACGGCGTGAAGATCGTGGCCGCGGGGCTCGTCGTGTTCGCGTTCGTTGCGACGCTGAACCGCTACGGCGGCATTCCGGTGCCGGTGCTCGTGCTGCTCGCGCTGCTCGGCATCTTCACGTACATCGCGACGCAGACCGTGTTCGGCCGCCGCATCTATGCGGTTGGCTCGAATCTCGAGGCGACGCGTCTGTCGGGCGTCAATACGAACCGCGTGAAGCTCGCGATCTTCGCGCTCATGGGTCTGATGTGCGCGTTCGGCGGACTCGTCGAAACCGCGCGGCTCGCGGCGGGGTCGCCGTCGGCGGGCACGACCGGCGAACTCGATGCGATCGCCGCCTGTTTTATCGGCGGCACCTCGATGCGCGGCGGCTCGGGCACCGTGTACGGCGCGCTGATTGGCGCGCTCGTGATGGCGAGCCTCGACAACGGCATGTCGATGCTCGACGTCGACTCTTACTGGCAGATGATCGTGAAGGGCGGCATTCTCGTGCTGGCGGTGTGGGTCGACGTGATCTCGGGGTCGAACCAGCGGTAA
- the xylG gene encoding D-xylose ABC transporter ATP-binding protein has protein sequence MASALLELRGIAKSFAGVRALDGIDLAVAPGECVGLCGENGAGKSTLMKIVSGVYPYGDWSGEMLWEGRPLHAQSIRDTERAGIVIIHQELMLVPQLSVAENIFLGNEITLPGGRMNYAAMYQRADALLRELNIEGINVAQPVMNYGGGHQQLIEIAKALNKRAKLLILDEPSSSLTAAETKILLNIVRDLKKRGVACVYISHKLDEVEAVCDTITVIRDGKHVATRPMAQLDTDRIIAMMVGREITNLFPREPHDIGEVIFEARNVTCFDVTNASRKRVDDVSFSLRKGEILGVAGLVGAGRTELMQAIFGAYAGASHAEVSLHGKRLKIGAPADAIRAGIAMVPEDRKRHGIVPQLGVGHNITLAVLSRFAKGGRIDSASELDAIHTEMKRLSVRAASPMLSIASLSGGNQQKAVLTRMLLTDPQVLILDEPTRGVDVGAKYEIYKLMFALARRGVSIVVVSSELPEVLGVSDRVLVIGEGRLRGDFVNDGLTQEHILTAALSAERHDPTQLASVA, from the coding sequence ATGGCATCAGCGCTTCTCGAACTGCGCGGCATCGCCAAATCGTTTGCCGGCGTACGGGCGCTCGACGGCATCGATCTGGCCGTGGCACCCGGCGAATGCGTCGGCCTGTGCGGCGAAAACGGCGCGGGCAAATCGACGCTGATGAAGATCGTATCGGGCGTCTATCCATACGGCGACTGGTCCGGCGAGATGCTGTGGGAAGGCAGGCCGCTGCACGCGCAAAGCATTCGCGACACCGAGCGCGCCGGCATCGTGATCATTCACCAGGAACTGATGCTCGTGCCGCAGCTGTCGGTGGCCGAGAATATTTTCCTCGGCAACGAAATCACGCTGCCCGGCGGCCGCATGAATTATGCGGCGATGTATCAGCGCGCCGACGCGCTGCTGCGCGAGCTCAACATCGAAGGCATCAACGTCGCGCAGCCCGTGATGAACTACGGCGGCGGCCACCAGCAGCTGATCGAAATCGCGAAGGCGCTGAACAAGCGCGCGAAGCTGCTGATTCTCGATGAGCCGTCTTCGTCGCTGACGGCAGCCGAAACGAAGATCCTGCTCAATATCGTGCGCGACCTGAAGAAGCGCGGCGTCGCGTGCGTCTATATCTCGCACAAGCTCGACGAGGTCGAGGCCGTATGCGACACGATCACCGTGATTCGCGACGGCAAGCATGTCGCGACCCGGCCGATGGCGCAGCTCGACACCGACCGCATCATTGCGATGATGGTCGGGCGCGAGATCACGAATCTGTTTCCGCGCGAGCCGCACGATATCGGCGAGGTGATTTTCGAAGCGCGCAACGTGACGTGTTTCGACGTGACGAACGCGAGCCGCAAACGGGTCGACGATGTGTCGTTTTCGTTGCGCAAAGGCGAGATTCTCGGCGTTGCGGGTCTCGTCGGCGCGGGCCGCACCGAGCTGATGCAGGCGATTTTCGGCGCGTATGCGGGCGCGAGCCACGCCGAGGTTTCGCTGCACGGCAAGCGTTTGAAGATCGGCGCACCGGCCGATGCAATCCGCGCCGGCATCGCGATGGTGCCCGAGGACCGCAAGCGGCACGGCATCGTGCCGCAGCTCGGCGTCGGCCACAACATCACGCTTGCGGTGCTGTCGCGCTTTGCGAAAGGCGGACGCATCGACAGCGCATCGGAACTCGACGCGATCCACACCGAAATGAAGCGCCTGTCGGTGCGCGCCGCGTCGCCGATGCTGTCGATCGCGAGTCTTTCGGGCGGCAACCAGCAGAAGGCCGTGCTCACGCGCATGCTGCTCACCGATCCGCAGGTGCTGATTCTCGATGAGCCGACGCGCGGCGTCGACGTCGGCGCCAAATACGAAATCTACAAGCTCATGTTCGCGCTCGCGCGGCGCGGCGTGTCGATCGTCGTCGTGTCGTCGGAGTTGCCCGAAGTGCTCGGCGTGAGCGACCGCGTGCTCGTGATCGGCGAAGGGCGCCTGCGTGGCGACTTCGTCAACGACGGCCTGACGCAGGAGCACATCCTGACCGCTGCGCTCAGCGCCGAACGCCATGACCCTACCCAACTTGCGAGCGTCGCATGA
- the xylF gene encoding D-xylose ABC transporter substrate-binding protein: MKSAMRRTVLNSLVCAAMFAGLTSIAPLAHASKDKPEIGFCIDDLRVERWSRDRDYFVEAATKLGAKVSVQSADASESRQISQIENLISRGVDVIVIVPFNSKTLGNVIAEAHKAGIKVVSYDRLILDADVDGYISFDNEKVGELQAQGVFNAQPKGNYFLLGGAPTDNNAKMLREGQLKVLKPAIDRGDIKVVGQQWVPEWSAATALRITEDALTANNNKIDAIVASNDGTAGGAIQALAAQHLAGKVPVSGQDADLAAVKRVIAGTQTMTVYKPLKLIASQAAQLAVDLAKGTKPAFNAKYDNGKEQVDTVLLQPTLLTKSNADIVIKDGFYTQAQLAGN, encoded by the coding sequence ATGAAATCTGCCATGCGTCGTACCGTCCTGAATTCGCTCGTCTGCGCCGCGATGTTTGCCGGCCTGACATCGATTGCACCGCTTGCGCACGCAAGCAAGGACAAACCCGAAATCGGCTTCTGCATCGACGATCTGCGCGTCGAGCGCTGGTCGCGCGATCGCGATTATTTCGTTGAGGCCGCAACGAAACTGGGCGCGAAAGTGTCGGTGCAGTCGGCCGATGCGAGCGAATCGCGCCAGATTTCGCAAATCGAGAACCTGATTTCGCGCGGCGTCGACGTGATCGTGATCGTGCCGTTCAACTCGAAGACGCTCGGCAATGTGATCGCCGAAGCGCACAAGGCCGGCATCAAGGTCGTGTCCTACGACCGCCTGATTCTCGATGCCGACGTCGACGGCTATATCTCGTTCGACAACGAGAAAGTCGGCGAACTGCAGGCGCAAGGCGTCTTCAACGCGCAGCCGAAGGGCAACTACTTCCTGCTCGGCGGCGCACCGACCGACAACAACGCGAAAATGCTGCGCGAAGGGCAGTTGAAGGTGTTGAAGCCCGCCATCGACCGCGGCGACATCAAGGTGGTCGGCCAGCAGTGGGTGCCCGAGTGGAGCGCCGCAACGGCGCTGCGCATCACCGAAGACGCATTGACCGCGAACAACAACAAGATCGATGCGATCGTCGCCTCGAACGACGGCACCGCGGGCGGTGCGATCCAGGCGCTTGCCGCGCAGCATCTCGCGGGCAAGGTGCCGGTGTCGGGTCAGGATGCGGACCTCGCGGCCGTGAAGCGCGTGATCGCCGGCACGCAGACGATGACCGTCTACAAGCCGCTCAAGCTGATCGCAAGTCAGGCCGCGCAGCTGGCGGTCGACCTCGCGAAGGGCACGAAACCCGCGTTCAACGCGAAATACGACAACGGCAAGGAGCAGGTCGACACGGTGCTGTTGCAGCCGACGCTGCTCACGAAGAGCAATGCCGACATCGTGATCAAGGACGGCTTCTATACGCAGGCCCAGCTCGCCGGCAATTGA
- the xylA gene encoding xylose isomerase — protein MSYFEHLPAVRYEGPQSTNPLAYRYYDRDRLVLGKRMEDHLRLAVCYWHTFGWAGTDMFGPGTFERPWHGAGEPMARARLKADCAFELFSKLNAPFYTFHDNDVAPEGDSIHQYVSNFRSIVDYLARKQEETGVKLLWGTANLFSHPRYAAGAATNPNPEVFAFAAAQVFEALEATQRLGGSNYVLWGGREGYETLLNTDLKREREQLGRFMSMVVEHKHKKGFKGTLLIEPKPQEPTKHQYDYDVATVHGFLAQFGLQDDIRVNIEANHATLAGHSFHHEIANAFALGVFGSIDANRGDPQNGWDTDQFPNSVEELTLAFYEILRNGGFTTGGMNFDAKVRRQSIDPDDLFYGHIGAIDTLAIALERAARLVENDQLAAFKEKRYAAWDSELGRKILSGEVTLEALANDAIARGIAPRHVSGRQEYLENIVTQALYSPAK, from the coding sequence ATGTCCTATTTCGAACACCTGCCGGCCGTGCGCTATGAAGGCCCGCAGTCGACCAACCCGCTTGCGTACCGCTATTACGATCGCGACAGGCTCGTGCTCGGCAAGCGCATGGAAGATCATCTGCGCCTCGCCGTCTGCTACTGGCATACGTTCGGCTGGGCCGGCACCGACATGTTCGGCCCAGGCACGTTCGAGCGCCCGTGGCACGGCGCGGGCGAGCCGATGGCGCGCGCCCGTCTGAAGGCCGATTGCGCATTCGAACTGTTCTCGAAGCTCAATGCGCCGTTCTATACGTTTCACGATAACGACGTCGCGCCCGAAGGCGACAGCATCCATCAGTACGTGAGCAACTTCCGGTCGATCGTCGACTACCTTGCGCGCAAGCAGGAAGAGACGGGCGTGAAGCTGTTGTGGGGCACGGCGAACCTGTTCTCGCATCCGCGTTACGCGGCCGGCGCCGCAACGAACCCGAACCCCGAGGTCTTCGCATTCGCCGCGGCGCAGGTGTTCGAAGCGCTCGAAGCGACGCAGCGCCTCGGCGGTTCGAACTACGTGCTGTGGGGCGGCCGCGAAGGCTACGAAACGCTGCTCAACACCGACCTCAAGCGCGAGCGCGAGCAACTGGGCCGCTTTATGAGCATGGTGGTCGAGCACAAGCACAAGAAGGGCTTCAAGGGCACGTTGCTGATCGAACCGAAGCCGCAGGAACCGACCAAGCACCAGTACGACTACGATGTCGCGACCGTGCACGGCTTCCTCGCGCAATTCGGTTTGCAGGATGACATTCGCGTGAATATCGAAGCGAACCACGCGACGCTCGCGGGCCACTCGTTCCATCACGAGATCGCAAATGCGTTCGCGCTCGGCGTGTTCGGCAGTATCGACGCGAATCGCGGCGATCCGCAGAACGGCTGGGATACCGATCAGTTCCCGAACAGCGTCGAAGAGCTGACGCTCGCCTTCTACGAGATTCTGCGCAACGGCGGCTTCACGACGGGCGGCATGAACTTCGATGCGAAGGTGCGCCGTCAAAGCATCGATCCCGACGACCTGTTCTACGGTCATATCGGCGCGATCGATACGCTTGCGATTGCGCTCGAACGCGCGGCACGCCTCGTCGAAAACGACCAGCTCGCCGCGTTCAAGGAAAAGCGCTACGCAGCGTGGGACAGCGAATTGGGCCGCAAGATCCTGTCGGGCGAGGTCACGCTCGAAGCGCTGGCCAACGATGCGATCGCACGCGGCATCGCGCCGCGCCATGTGAGCGGCCGCCAGGAGTACCTCGAAAACATCGTGACGCAAGCGCTTTACAGCCCCGCGAAATAA
- a CDS encoding XylR family transcriptional regulator codes for MTRQQPAQRTHRIALLFNANKVYDREIITGIGKYLLSTRVAWDLFLEEDFRARLNGIEHFEGDGIIADFDDPAVCEALSDCPLPVVAVGSSYEEASRYPENLPYIATDNRKLVSLAYTHLIGAGLQRFALYSLPESPTNRWAQERELAFNALLEADGLSGDVHRGLPTSAPVWNQASEQLAAWLQALPKPVGIIAVTDARARQLLQVCLISGIAVPEEVAIIGIDNDPLTRSLTRIPLSSVIQGTEEMGRTAAHLLHQMLGGARFAGRRILVPPVGINVLESTRHQPVSSPYVMRARHYIRQYACQGIKTEQVADYVGVSRSSLEEHFRRELGCTVHQEILNHKLDVAKRLLAQSDISSTEVAIRCGFTSLQYMYAVFRRELGCTPREYHERLHATQASQPG; via the coding sequence ATGACACGCCAGCAACCCGCTCAACGTACGCATCGAATCGCGCTGCTCTTCAACGCGAACAAGGTCTATGACCGCGAGATCATCACCGGCATCGGCAAGTATCTGCTGTCGACGCGCGTGGCATGGGACCTGTTTCTCGAAGAAGACTTCCGCGCGCGTTTAAACGGCATCGAACACTTCGAGGGCGACGGCATCATTGCGGACTTCGACGATCCCGCCGTGTGCGAAGCGCTCTCCGATTGCCCGCTGCCCGTGGTCGCGGTCGGTTCATCGTACGAAGAGGCGTCGCGCTATCCGGAGAATCTGCCGTATATCGCCACCGATAACCGCAAGCTCGTCTCGCTTGCCTATACGCATCTGATCGGCGCGGGATTGCAGCGCTTCGCGCTATACAGCCTGCCCGAATCGCCGACGAACCGTTGGGCGCAGGAGCGCGAGCTCGCCTTCAACGCGCTGCTCGAAGCCGATGGCCTGAGCGGCGACGTGCACCGCGGTCTGCCGACGAGCGCGCCCGTATGGAATCAGGCAAGCGAACAATTGGCCGCATGGCTGCAAGCTTTGCCGAAGCCCGTGGGCATTATCGCGGTGACCGATGCGCGCGCGCGTCAGCTGTTGCAGGTGTGCCTGATCTCCGGCATCGCGGTGCCCGAGGAAGTCGCGATCATCGGCATCGACAACGACCCGTTGACGCGCTCGCTGACGCGCATTCCGTTGTCTTCGGTGATTCAGGGAACCGAGGAAATGGGCCGCACGGCCGCGCACCTGCTGCATCAGATGCTGGGCGGCGCGCGCTTCGCCGGGCGGCGCATTCTCGTGCCGCCGGTCGGCATCAACGTGCTCGAATCGACGCGGCATCAGCCGGTATCGAGCCCGTACGTGATGCGCGCGCGCCATTACATCCGGCAGTACGCCTGCCAGGGCATCAAGACCGAGCAGGTCGCCGATTATGTCGGGGTGTCGCGTTCGTCGCTCGAAGAACACTTTCGCCGCGAACTCGGCTGCACCGTGCATCAGGAGATTCTCAACCACAAGCTCGACGTCGCGAAGCGCTTGCTTGCGCAGTCCGACATTTCGAGTACCGAAGTCGCGATCCGTTGCGGCTTCACGTCGTTGCAGTACATGTACGCGGTGTTTCGCCGCGAACTCGGCTGTACCCCGCGCGAGTACCATGAGCGTCTGCACGCCACGCAGGCATCGCAACCCGGCTGA
- a CDS encoding aldose epimerase family protein, with product MNLADSRSTDRAPHTHVTVERWGTLPGGDAVRLFTLRNAHGMRVAISDLGATLVSWHAADRAGRVADVVLGHDTPAEYLASTSYFGGTIGRWANRIAQARFALDGVTYQLDRNQGDNLLHGGATGFHRAVWNAREVDGTLVFTHESPEGDAGFPGTLEASVRYALDDNGALTIDYDAITDAPTPVNLTNHAYFNLSGGSADIRGHMIEIDADEFWEVDDTLIPLARASVAGNAFDFRTSAPIGARLDWPHAQLVRGKGFDHCYLLRSASDATGEANAPGAVRRVAVLYDPGSGRELTVETDANGLQFYSGNYLEGVVGRGKQPLRKHAALCLETGGYPNQINMDEVAAQTVLRPGERYRHTTVYQLGVR from the coding sequence ATGAACCTTGCAGACTCGCGCAGCACCGATCGCGCTCCTCACACGCACGTCACCGTCGAACGCTGGGGCACGCTGCCCGGCGGCGATGCGGTCCGTCTCTTCACGCTGCGCAACGCGCACGGCATGCGCGTGGCGATCAGCGACCTCGGTGCGACGCTCGTGTCGTGGCATGCGGCCGACCGCGCGGGCCGCGTCGCCGACGTCGTGCTCGGCCACGACACGCCGGCCGAGTATCTCGCGAGCACGTCGTACTTCGGCGGCACGATCGGCCGCTGGGCGAACCGCATCGCGCAGGCGCGCTTCGCGCTCGATGGCGTCACGTATCAGCTCGACCGCAATCAGGGCGATAACCTGCTGCACGGCGGCGCAACCGGCTTCCATCGCGCGGTGTGGAACGCGCGCGAAGTGGACGGCACGCTCGTTTTCACGCACGAATCGCCGGAAGGTGACGCGGGCTTTCCGGGCACGCTCGAAGCAAGCGTGCGCTACGCACTCGACGACAACGGCGCGCTGACGATCGACTACGACGCCATTACCGATGCGCCGACGCCCGTCAATCTGACGAATCACGCCTATTTCAACCTGTCCGGCGGATCGGCCGACATCCGCGGCCATATGATCGAAATCGACGCGGACGAATTCTGGGAAGTCGACGACACGCTGATTCCGCTTGCGCGCGCAAGCGTTGCCGGCAATGCATTCGACTTCCGCACGAGCGCCCCGATCGGCGCGCGCCTCGACTGGCCGCATGCGCAACTCGTGCGCGGCAAAGGCTTCGACCATTGCTATCTGCTGCGCAGCGCGTCGGACGCCACGGGGGAAGCGAATGCGCCCGGCGCGGTGCGCCGCGTCGCGGTGCTGTACGACCCGGGCAGCGGCCGCGAACTCACCGTGGAAACCGACGCGAACGGCTTGCAGTTCTATTCCGGCAATTATCTGGAAGGCGTGGTCGGGCGCGGCAAGCAACCGTTGCGCAAGCACGCGGCGCTGTGCCTCGAAACCGGCGGCTACCCGAATCAGATCAATATGGACGAGGTCGCCGCGCAAACCGTATTGCGGCCCGGCGAACGGTATCGGCACACAACCGTCTACCAGCTCGGCGTTCGGTAA
- a CDS encoding PepSY-associated TM helix domain-containing protein encodes MNTTDTLDSGAADLTSLAPNAPAADARASGVYAEQRRPRRITFIRWLRKIHGWIGLWGAALGLLFGTTGFFLNHRAGPLRISTGAPQVAELQMPLPQPAPASPRELGAWLKGELKLAGRLGRVQKEAAHAVAWGDRSAVQPEHWQLTFASPQQVTSADYWVGSGYVTVKRTGNTFLATLTNLHKGVGLSVGWVLLIDTLAGSIILLSLTGVLLWTQLNTRRTLGAVLVIGSIVAAVCVGLA; translated from the coding sequence TTGAACACCACCGACACCCTCGACTCGGGCGCCGCCGATCTGACGTCGCTCGCGCCGAACGCGCCGGCCGCCGACGCCAGGGCTTCCGGCGTCTACGCCGAGCAACGGCGCCCGCGACGGATCACCTTCATCCGCTGGCTGCGCAAGATCCACGGCTGGATCGGCCTGTGGGGCGCGGCGCTCGGGCTGCTGTTCGGCACCACCGGTTTCTTTCTGAACCACCGCGCGGGTCCGCTGCGCATCTCGACAGGCGCGCCGCAGGTCGCCGAACTTCAGATGCCGCTGCCGCAGCCGGCGCCCGCGTCGCCACGCGAGCTGGGCGCGTGGCTCAAAGGCGAACTGAAGCTCGCGGGCAGGCTCGGCCGCGTGCAGAAGGAAGCCGCGCATGCGGTCGCCTGGGGCGATCGCAGCGCAGTCCAGCCCGAGCACTGGCAATTGACGTTCGCGTCGCCGCAACAGGTGACCTCCGCCGATTATTGGGTCGGCAGCGGCTACGTCACGGTCAAACGCACCGGCAACACGTTCCTCGCGACGCTGACCAATCTGCATAAAGGCGTCGGTTTGAGCGTCGGCTGGGTGCTGCTGATCGACACGCTCGCGGGCAGCATCATTCTGCTGTCGCTGACAGGCGTGCTGCTATGGACCCAGCTCAATACGCGGCGCACGCTCGGCGCGGTGCTCGTGATCGGGTCGATCGTGGCTGCGGTCTGTGTCGGGCTCGCGTAG
- a CDS encoding SDR family NAD(P)-dependent oxidoreductase, translated as MRFQNKTALVTGGNSGIGFATAKMLIEQGARVAITGRDAKKLDQALTELGPNAIGIDADLNDAGALERVVNRVKDEFGSLDVVFANAGVGGATPLGSTTAEAFEAITRTNLTSVFLTVQAALPLMREGGAIVLNGSVMRSEGIAGSAAYSASKAGVTGMAKVFASELAPRGIRVNTVIPGATRTPIWTRGARAGQTLDDTEKAIAPRIPIGRLADPEETARAVLFLASDDAVGMTATEIVVDGGLTGAPSGAPVFRAPH; from the coding sequence ATGCGATTCCAGAACAAAACGGCCCTCGTAACAGGCGGCAACAGCGGTATCGGCTTCGCGACGGCGAAGATGCTGATCGAGCAGGGCGCGCGTGTCGCGATCACCGGGCGCGACGCGAAGAAGCTCGATCAGGCGCTGACGGAGCTTGGCCCGAACGCGATCGGCATCGACGCCGACCTCAACGACGCGGGTGCGCTCGAGCGCGTCGTCAACCGCGTGAAGGACGAGTTCGGCTCGCTCGATGTCGTGTTCGCCAATGCCGGCGTGGGCGGCGCGACGCCGCTTGGCAGCACCACGGCCGAGGCTTTCGAGGCAATTACGCGCACCAACCTGACGTCGGTGTTCCTTACTGTGCAGGCCGCGCTGCCGCTGATGCGCGAAGGCGGCGCGATCGTGCTCAACGGCTCGGTGATGCGCAGCGAGGGCATCGCGGGCTCGGCCGCTTACTCGGCATCGAAGGCGGGCGTGACGGGAATGGCGAAGGTTTTCGCCTCGGAACTGGCGCCGCGCGGGATTCGCGTGAATACGGTCATTCCGGGCGCGACGCGTACGCCGATCTGGACGCGCGGCGCGCGCGCCGGCCAGACGCTCGACGATACGGAAAAGGCCATCGCGCCGCGCATCCCGATCGGGCGTCTCGCCGATCCCGAAGAAACGGCGCGCGCGGTGCTGTTCCTCGCATCGGACGACGCAGTGGGCATGACGGCAACGGAAATCGTCGTCGATGGCGGACTCACGGGTGCACCGAGCGGCGCGCCGGTGTTCCGCGCGCCGCACTGA